From a single Streptomyces sp. 1331.2 genomic region:
- a CDS encoding YciI family protein, with amino-acid sequence MAKYLLLKHYRGAPDAVNCVPMDQWTPEEISAHIRYMQDFAARLEKTGEFVDAQALAPEGMWVRYDGEGRPPVTDGPFAETKDLIAGWMVIDVDSRERALELAGELSAAPGAGGKPIHEWLEVRPFLAAPPTITE; translated from the coding sequence ATGGCCAAGTACCTGCTGCTCAAGCACTACCGAGGCGCCCCGGACGCGGTCAACTGCGTGCCGATGGACCAGTGGACGCCGGAGGAGATCTCCGCGCACATCCGCTACATGCAGGACTTCGCGGCCCGACTGGAGAAGACCGGCGAGTTCGTCGACGCCCAGGCGCTGGCCCCCGAGGGGATGTGGGTGCGTTACGACGGCGAGGGACGTCCGCCGGTCACCGACGGTCCGTTCGCCGAGACCAAGGACCTGATCGCCGGCTGGATGGTGATCGACGTCGACAGTCGCGAGCGCGCCCTTGAGCTGGCCGGGGAGTTGTCGGCCGCTCCCGGGGCGGGCGGGAAGCCGATCCACGAGTGGCTGGAGGTGCGTCCGTTCCTGGCCGCGCCGCCCACCATCACGGAGTGA
- a CDS encoding RNA polymerase sigma factor, with the protein MNEALLRSLTPGVLGILVRRGADFAAAEDAVQDALVEAVRVWPADPPRDAKGWLVTVAWRKFLDAARADTARRRREEVVDQEPVTGPVVGVDDTLQLYFLCAHPSLTPSSAVALTLRAVGGLTTRQIAEAYLVPEATMAQRISRAKRTVSGVRFDQPGDIATVLRVLYLVFNEGYSGDVDLAAEAIRLTRQLAAVIDHPEVAGLLALMLLHHARRAGRTAVDGSLVPLAEQDRRTWDTGLIAEGVEILQAALARDRLGEFQAQAAIAALHADAPTAEETDWVQIVEWYDELVRLTGSPVVRLNRAVAVGEADGPRAGLAALAEVDEALPRRTAVAAYLHERDGDPETAARLYSEAAHRAPNLAERDYLTRQAARLNAELKARRRL; encoded by the coding sequence ATGAACGAGGCTCTTCTCCGGAGCCTCACACCGGGCGTGCTCGGGATCCTCGTCCGCCGCGGAGCAGACTTCGCGGCGGCCGAGGACGCCGTACAGGACGCTCTGGTGGAGGCGGTTCGCGTTTGGCCGGCCGACCCTCCGCGGGACGCGAAGGGCTGGCTGGTCACCGTGGCGTGGCGCAAGTTCCTCGACGCGGCCAGGGCGGACACCGCCCGCCGTCGGCGTGAGGAGGTCGTCGACCAGGAACCGGTGACGGGGCCCGTGGTCGGGGTGGACGACACCCTCCAGCTCTACTTCCTGTGTGCCCACCCGTCGTTGACCCCGTCGTCGGCGGTCGCGCTCACCCTGCGGGCGGTGGGAGGGCTGACCACCCGCCAGATCGCCGAGGCGTACCTGGTCCCCGAGGCGACCATGGCCCAGCGGATCAGCCGGGCCAAGCGCACCGTCTCCGGTGTGCGGTTCGACCAGCCGGGCGACATCGCGACCGTGCTGCGCGTCCTCTACCTGGTCTTCAACGAGGGGTACTCCGGGGACGTCGACCTCGCCGCCGAGGCCATCCGGCTCACCCGGCAGCTGGCGGCCGTGATCGACCACCCCGAGGTGGCGGGGCTACTCGCGCTCATGCTGCTGCACCACGCCCGACGGGCGGGCAGGACCGCTGTCGACGGCAGCCTGGTGCCGCTCGCCGAGCAGGATCGCAGGACGTGGGACACCGGGCTGATCGCCGAGGGCGTCGAGATCCTGCAGGCTGCCCTCGCCCGGGACCGGCTGGGCGAGTTCCAGGCCCAGGCCGCGATCGCGGCGCTGCACGCCGACGCTCCGACGGCCGAGGAGACGGACTGGGTGCAGATCGTCGAGTGGTACGACGAACTCGTGCGCCTGACCGGCAGTCCGGTCGTCCGGCTGAACCGCGCGGTGGCCGTCGGGGAGGCGGACGGGCCGCGCGCCGGGCTGGCGGCGCTCGCCGAAGTGGACGAGGCGCTGCCCCGTCGTACCGCGGTGGCGGCGTACCTGCACGAGCGTGACGGCGACCCGGAGACGGCGGCGCGGCTGTATTCCGAGGCGGCGCACCGGGCGCCCAACCTCGCCGAGCGCGACTATCTGACGCGTCAGGCGGCCCGGCTCAACGCCGAGTTGAAGGCCCGTCGGCGGCTCTGA
- a CDS encoding DUF58 domain-containing protein: MALTGRTALLASIGALVVGLLLPSAAGILLVTGAVLLAAAVDLALAAPVRSLHFGRGGDTTVRLGEPATVELTVTNPSGRPLRALIRDAWAPSAWRPGTAEAASRHTLAVPGGERRRAVTVLTPTRRGDHRSHRVTVRSLGPLGLAARQGSHLVPWTVRALPPFASRKHLPSRLARLRELDGRTSVLTRGQGTEFDSLREYLPGDDVRSIDWRASARRNTVAIRTWRPERDRHILLVLDTGRTSAGRVGDAPRLDASLDAALLLTALATRAGDRVDLLAHDARQRTAVAGCSAHEVLPAFTDAMADLEPALHETDMRSLVSTALRMAPHRSLIVLLTGLDAAPVEDGLRPLLPLLTKRHEVVLASVADPRLDALAAGRGTLDAVYGAAAAEQTRADRRATAERLTRHGVTVLDVPPAQIAPALADTYLALKAAGRL; encoded by the coding sequence ATGGCCCTCACCGGGCGAACCGCCCTGCTCGCCTCAATCGGCGCGCTCGTCGTGGGCCTGCTGCTGCCGTCGGCGGCCGGGATCCTGCTGGTCACCGGCGCGGTCCTGCTCGCCGCTGCGGTCGACCTGGCGCTCGCCGCGCCCGTCCGAAGCCTGCACTTCGGGCGGGGTGGTGACACCACCGTCCGGCTCGGCGAGCCCGCCACCGTCGAACTCACCGTCACCAACCCGTCCGGGCGGCCCCTCCGGGCGCTGATCCGTGACGCCTGGGCCCCGTCCGCCTGGCGCCCCGGCACCGCCGAGGCCGCCTCTCGGCACACCCTGGCCGTCCCCGGCGGCGAACGACGCCGGGCGGTCACCGTGCTCACCCCGACCCGCCGCGGCGACCACCGGTCCCACCGGGTGACGGTCCGTTCGCTCGGCCCGCTCGGCCTGGCCGCCCGCCAGGGCTCCCACCTGGTCCCGTGGACGGTCCGCGCGCTGCCCCCGTTCGCCAGCCGCAAGCACCTGCCCTCCCGGCTCGCCCGACTGCGCGAACTCGACGGCCGCACCTCGGTGTTGACCCGCGGGCAGGGCACCGAGTTCGACTCGCTGCGCGAGTACCTGCCCGGTGACGACGTCCGCTCCATCGACTGGCGCGCCAGCGCCCGCCGCAACACCGTGGCCATCCGTACCTGGCGCCCCGAACGCGACCGGCACATCCTCCTCGTCCTCGACACCGGCCGCACCTCGGCCGGCCGCGTCGGTGACGCCCCCCGCCTGGACGCCTCCCTCGACGCCGCCCTGCTGCTGACCGCCCTGGCCACCCGGGCCGGCGACCGCGTCGACCTGCTCGCCCACGACGCCCGCCAGCGCACCGCCGTGGCCGGCTGCTCGGCCCACGAGGTGCTGCCCGCCTTCACCGACGCGATGGCCGACCTGGAGCCCGCGCTGCACGAGACCGACATGCGCTCGCTGGTCTCCACGGCCCTCAGGATGGCGCCGCACCGCTCGCTGATCGTCCTGCTCACCGGCCTCGACGCCGCACCCGTCGAGGACGGCCTGCGCCCGCTGCTGCCGCTGCTCACCAAGCGCCACGAGGTCGTCCTCGCCTCCGTCGCGGACCCGCGGCTGGACGCCCTCGCCGCCGGCCGCGGCACCCTGGACGCCGTCTACGGCGCCGCAGCCGCCGAGCAGACCCGCGCCGACCGCCGCGCCACCGCTGAGCGCCTCACCCGCCACGGCGTCACCGTTCTCGACGTCCCGCCCGCGCAGATCGCGCCGGCCCTGGCCGACACCTACCTCGCCCTGAAGGCAGCCGGCCGCCTCTGA
- a CDS encoding AAA family ATPase: protein MTDQATAQLRSVPGTAPATPGTTDPRAALTALRAEIGKAVVGQDAAVTGLVVALLCGGHVLLEGVPGVAKTLLIRTLSTALSLETKRIQFTPDLMPGDVTGSLVYDARTAEFSFQPGPVFTNLLLADEINRTPPKTQAALLEAMEEHQVTVDGEPRALPVPFLVAATQNPVEYEGTYPLPEAQLDRFLLKLILPLPDRDQEFQVLSRHAAGFDPRDLAAAGVRPVAGPEHLAAARAQIAKLTVSPEVLAYIVDLCRATRQSPSLSIGVSPRGATALLAASRAWAWLAGRDYVTPDDVKALALPTLRHRVALRAEAEMEGVTADSVIQAVLAQTPAPR from the coding sequence GTGACCGACCAGGCAACCGCCCAGCTCCGCTCCGTCCCCGGCACGGCACCCGCTACCCCCGGCACCACCGACCCGCGGGCGGCGCTGACCGCCCTGCGCGCCGAGATCGGCAAGGCCGTGGTCGGCCAGGACGCCGCCGTCACCGGCCTGGTGGTCGCACTCCTCTGCGGCGGCCACGTCCTGCTGGAGGGCGTCCCCGGCGTCGCCAAGACCCTGCTGATCCGCACCCTCTCCACCGCGCTCAGCCTGGAGACCAAGCGCATCCAGTTCACTCCCGACCTGATGCCCGGTGACGTCACCGGCTCGCTCGTCTACGACGCCCGCACCGCCGAGTTCTCCTTCCAGCCCGGCCCGGTCTTCACCAACCTGCTGCTCGCGGACGAGATCAACCGCACCCCGCCGAAGACCCAGGCCGCCCTCCTGGAGGCCATGGAGGAGCACCAGGTCACGGTGGACGGCGAGCCGCGCGCCCTGCCCGTGCCGTTCCTGGTCGCCGCGACGCAGAACCCGGTCGAGTACGAGGGCACCTACCCGCTGCCCGAGGCCCAGCTGGACCGCTTCCTGCTCAAGCTGATCCTGCCGCTGCCCGACCGCGACCAGGAGTTCCAGGTCCTCTCCCGGCACGCCGCCGGCTTCGACCCCCGCGACCTCGCCGCGGCCGGCGTCCGCCCGGTCGCCGGGCCCGAGCACCTCGCCGCCGCCCGCGCGCAGATCGCCAAGCTGACCGTCTCCCCCGAGGTGCTCGCGTACATCGTCGACCTCTGCCGGGCCACCCGGCAGTCCCCGTCGCTGTCCATCGGCGTCTCCCCGCGCGGTGCCACCGCCCTGCTCGCCGCCTCGCGCGCCTGGGCCTGGCTGGCCGGCCGCGACTACGTCACCCCGGACGACGTCAAGGCGCTCGCCCTGCCCACCCTGCGGCACCGGGTCGCGCTGCGCGCCGAGGCCGAGATGGAGGGCGTCACCGCCGACTCCGTCATCCAGGCCGTCCTGGCCCAGACGCCCGCCCCCCGCTGA
- a CDS encoding DUF4350 domain-containing protein, which yields MTSTVPVPPPVAEAPSSAAGPTSLAPTGRGLWRRARWYLAFLAALLVAATAVAALGQDHTYPPLDPRSYDRDGAHAVVALLEKQGVKAEFTTDPARSPAAPDTLVLPEPDLLGPAQLRAVVAARHRRLILIAPGPDALSALAPGIRLSEDDGGLPYATVRSTPADCAVAEAVRAGSAHLGGTLYTSGSRGDGCYPRGHGYPLVRTPVGDGDVIVLGSGAFLRNEQLAQDGDAALALGLLGSQPRLTWHLPDYSAPLAEAVRPKTFTDFIPSGWHWAGYQLAVAAVLAALWRGRRLGPVVGEDLPVVVRASETTEGRARLYRRAKARGRAAEALRRAAAHRLAPALGVPLRAGAPDPEALCAAAAARLPEQPAGDVRALLYGPPPTDDAALLRLADDLDALERQVRNP from the coding sequence ATGACCAGCACCGTCCCCGTACCACCGCCCGTGGCCGAGGCGCCCTCCTCCGCCGCCGGCCCGACCAGCCTCGCCCCCACCGGCCGCGGCTTGTGGCGCCGCGCCCGCTGGTACCTGGCCTTCCTCGCCGCCCTCCTGGTCGCCGCCACCGCCGTGGCCGCCCTCGGCCAGGACCACACCTACCCGCCGCTCGACCCCCGCTCCTACGACCGCGACGGGGCCCACGCCGTCGTCGCCCTGCTCGAAAAGCAGGGCGTCAAGGCCGAGTTCACCACCGACCCGGCCCGGAGCCCGGCCGCCCCCGACACCCTCGTGCTGCCCGAGCCCGACCTGCTCGGTCCCGCCCAGCTGCGCGCCGTCGTGGCCGCCCGGCACCGGCGGCTGATCCTGATCGCCCCCGGCCCGGACGCCCTCAGCGCGCTGGCCCCCGGCATCCGGCTGTCCGAGGACGACGGCGGCCTGCCGTACGCCACCGTCCGCAGCACTCCGGCGGACTGCGCCGTCGCCGAGGCCGTCCGGGCCGGCAGCGCCCACCTGGGCGGCACGCTCTACACCAGCGGCAGCCGCGGCGACGGCTGCTACCCGCGCGGCCACGGCTACCCCCTGGTCCGCACCCCCGTCGGCGACGGCGACGTCATCGTGCTCGGCAGCGGCGCCTTCCTCCGGAACGAGCAGCTCGCCCAGGACGGCGACGCCGCGCTCGCGCTCGGCCTGCTCGGCTCGCAGCCCCGCCTCACCTGGCACCTGCCCGACTACTCCGCCCCGCTCGCCGAGGCCGTCCGTCCCAAGACCTTCACCGACTTCATCCCGAGCGGCTGGCACTGGGCCGGCTACCAACTCGCCGTCGCCGCCGTCCTCGCCGCCCTCTGGCGGGGCCGCCGGCTCGGCCCGGTGGTGGGCGAGGACCTGCCCGTGGTGGTCCGCGCCTCCGAGACCACCGAGGGCCGCGCCCGCCTCTACCGGCGCGCCAAGGCCCGCGGCCGGGCCGCCGAAGCCCTGCGCCGCGCCGCTGCCCACCGGCTCGCCCCCGCCCTCGGCGTCCCGCTCAGGGCCGGCGCGCCCGACCCCGAAGCCCTGTGCGCGGCCGCGGCCGCCCGCCTCCCCGAACAGCCCGCAGGGGACGTCCGGGCCCTGCTGTACGGCCCGCCCCCGACCGACGACGCCGCGCTGCTGCGGCTCGCCGACGACCTCGACGCCCTCGAAAGGCAGGTACGGAACCCGTGA
- a CDS encoding DUF4129 domain-containing protein, translating to MPTWGDRLLAAGGAPVTVPRDPARDAARDELLNAEYHKHDPSIVQRVTDWFYDRISDALGSISGEGTDGTTGLVLFLVVAVLIGAALWWRLGAPARAARTTLDVYGTDGVRSAAQYRADAAGHAAAGRWAEAVREQMRALIRGLEERTLLDSRPGRTADEAAAEAGRALPGHAAALSAAARTFDDIAFGERTADEASYRLLHELDRTLERTRPVLAAAPTSAPATGPGPASGSASGPASGPASGGAA from the coding sequence ATGCCTACCTGGGGGGACAGGCTCCTCGCCGCGGGCGGCGCCCCGGTCACCGTCCCGCGTGATCCGGCGCGCGACGCCGCCCGCGACGAGCTGCTCAACGCCGAGTACCACAAGCACGACCCGTCGATCGTGCAGCGGGTCACGGACTGGTTCTACGACCGCATCTCCGACGCCCTCGGCAGCATCTCCGGCGAGGGCACCGACGGCACCACCGGCCTGGTGCTCTTCCTGGTCGTCGCGGTGCTGATCGGCGCCGCCCTCTGGTGGCGCCTCGGCGCACCCGCACGCGCGGCCCGCACCACCCTGGACGTGTACGGGACCGACGGCGTGCGCAGCGCCGCGCAGTACCGGGCCGACGCCGCCGGGCACGCCGCCGCCGGGCGCTGGGCCGAGGCCGTCCGCGAGCAGATGCGCGCCCTGATCCGGGGCCTGGAGGAGCGCACCCTGCTCGACTCCCGCCCCGGCCGCACCGCCGACGAGGCCGCCGCCGAGGCCGGCCGGGCGCTGCCCGGGCACGCCGCCGCGCTGTCCGCGGCCGCCCGTACCTTCGACGACATCGCGTTCGGCGAGCGCACCGCGGACGAGGCCTCGTACCGGCTGCTGCACGAGCTCGACCGGACGCTGGAGCGGACCCGCCCGGTCCTCGCCGCGGCACCGACTTCGGCTCCGGCTACCGGGCCCGGTCCCGCCTCCGGTTCGGCGTCCGGCCCTGCCTCCGGTCCGGCTTCGGGAGGAGCGGCATGA
- a CDS encoding glycerophosphoryl diester phosphodiesterase membrane domain-containing protein — MTDTPGWASPGSSEQPRDGVRPPADAPAAVPGPSAPPQTTPGWDGQYGQSQHGRPQWGQQPPGGHRPYGWGAPQSPRPGVIPLRPLGIGELLDGAVTTVRRHWRTVLALSLGIAVVAQAGTVLVDLLVRGRTGAATQTLRLLAAMPLQLLLDVLAAALLTIVVSRAVLGRSASAGEAWRDARPRLLQLLGLTVLTVLMGPGVALLGFAPLVGYRFGGANEPATAGLLFLVGLLTLPVAAWLWIRYSLAAPALMLEKQGVTTALSRSRRLVRGSWWRVFGIVLLGKLLSVVVAVVIAVPFRFVGLLLGFDSLNRQGFADTTQQTAAMVVVMAIAGIIAGTLTTPFMAAVGVLVYVDQRIRREALDIELARAAGLPEYGDAGWSEQSDQTPARR, encoded by the coding sequence ATGACCGACACTCCGGGCTGGGCCTCGCCCGGCTCGTCCGAGCAGCCCCGCGACGGCGTCCGGCCCCCGGCCGACGCGCCCGCCGCCGTGCCCGGGCCGTCGGCACCACCGCAGACCACTCCCGGCTGGGACGGCCAGTACGGACAGTCCCAGCACGGCCGGCCCCAGTGGGGGCAACAGCCCCCCGGCGGCCACCGCCCGTACGGCTGGGGCGCCCCGCAGAGCCCCAGGCCCGGCGTCATCCCGCTGCGCCCGCTCGGCATCGGCGAGCTGCTCGACGGTGCCGTCACCACCGTCCGCCGGCACTGGCGGACGGTGCTGGCGCTCTCCCTCGGCATCGCCGTGGTCGCCCAGGCCGGGACCGTCCTGGTGGACCTCCTGGTCAGGGGCAGGACCGGCGCCGCCACCCAGACCCTGCGGCTGCTGGCCGCCATGCCGCTGCAACTGCTGCTCGACGTGCTCGCCGCCGCCCTGCTCACCATCGTGGTCAGTCGCGCCGTGCTCGGCCGGTCCGCGAGCGCCGGCGAGGCCTGGCGCGACGCCCGGCCCCGACTGCTGCAGCTGCTCGGGCTCACCGTGCTCACCGTCCTGATGGGCCCCGGGGTGGCCCTGCTCGGCTTCGCCCCGCTCGTCGGCTACCGCTTCGGCGGCGCCAACGAGCCCGCGACCGCGGGGCTGCTGTTCCTCGTCGGCCTGCTGACCCTGCCGGTCGCCGCCTGGCTGTGGATCCGCTACAGCCTGGCCGCCCCCGCCCTGATGCTGGAGAAGCAGGGCGTGACGACGGCCCTGTCGCGCTCCCGGCGCCTGGTGCGCGGTTCCTGGTGGCGGGTCTTCGGCATCGTGCTGCTGGGCAAGCTGCTGTCGGTGGTCGTCGCCGTGGTCATCGCGGTCCCGTTCCGCTTCGTCGGCCTGCTGCTGGGCTTCGACAGCCTGAACCGCCAGGGCTTCGCCGACACGACCCAGCAGACCGCCGCAATGGTGGTCGTCATGGCGATCGCCGGGATCATCGCCGGCACCCTGACCACCCCCTTCATGGCCGCCGTCGGCGTGCTGGTCTACGTCGACCAGCGGATCCGCCGCGAGGCCCTGGACATCGAGCTGGCCCGCGCCGCCGGCCTGCCCGAGTACGGTGACGCCGGCTGGAGCGAACAGAGCGACCAGACCCCGGCGAGGCGCTGA
- the mtrA gene encoding MtrAB system response regulator MtrA: MKGRVLVVDDDSALAEMLGIVLRGEGFEPFFVADGDKALAAFRETKPDLVLLDLMLPGRDGIDVCRQIRAESGIPIVMLTAKTDTVDVVVGLESGADDYVTKPFKPKELVARVRARLRRAEEPTPEQLTIGDLVIDVAGHSVKRDGRGIPLTPLEFDLLVALARKPWQVFTREVLLEQVWGYRHAADTRLVNVHVQRLRSKIEKDPERPEIVVTVRGVGYKAGPS; the protein is encoded by the coding sequence ATGAAGGGACGCGTCCTCGTCGTTGATGACGACTCCGCACTGGCCGAGATGCTCGGCATCGTGCTGCGTGGTGAGGGTTTTGAGCCGTTTTTCGTCGCGGATGGGGACAAGGCACTAGCCGCCTTCCGGGAGACCAAGCCGGACCTGGTCCTGCTCGACCTGATGCTGCCCGGGCGGGACGGCATCGACGTGTGTCGGCAGATCCGGGCGGAGTCCGGCATCCCGATCGTCATGCTGACCGCGAAGACCGACACGGTCGACGTCGTGGTGGGCCTGGAGTCGGGTGCGGACGACTACGTCACCAAGCCGTTCAAGCCCAAGGAGCTGGTGGCCCGGGTGCGCGCCCGGCTGCGCCGCGCCGAGGAGCCGACGCCCGAGCAGCTGACCATCGGCGACCTGGTGATCGACGTGGCCGGCCACTCGGTGAAGCGGGACGGCCGGGGCATCCCGCTGACCCCGCTGGAGTTCGACCTGCTGGTCGCGCTGGCCCGCAAGCCCTGGCAGGTGTTCACCCGCGAGGTGCTGCTGGAGCAGGTCTGGGGCTACCGGCACGCGGCGGACACCCGTCTGGTCAACGTCCACGTCCAGCGTCTCCGCTCCAAGATCGAGAAGGACCCGGAGCGCCCCGAGATCGTGGTGACCGTCCGCGGCGTCGGCTACAAGGCCGGACCCAGCTGA
- the mtrB gene encoding MtrAB system histidine kinase MtrB gives MTERADDTPSGSSTDGAGAVRGDVLSSTTRRRRVSSGLVALVKRQLRRPTHRVATLYRRSIQLRVVAVSLLASVVVVLVLGVVVVAQVRTGLLGTKMDGARAQARIGFQVEQKKIDEARDQKLRGTADPTVDEPGTWLLRQVNDLAGSGQTVYSVIAMAPGTGAVVPDTAGFAPRYSGDIQPSSIPDTLRAKLIAEPGQMFDQPTRIHRSPESGGKSEPGLALGMQFIGPAGNSYQMFYVFSFGQETDTLNLITGTLATAGVFVVILMGGIAWVVVRQVVTPVRMAAGISERLADGHLEERMKVTGTDDIARLGESFNRMANALQAQIRQLEELSRVQRRFVSDVSHELRTPLTTVRMAADLIYDSREDLDPMAARSAELLQGQLDRFESLLADLLEISRFDAGAAILDAEPVDLREIVGRVVEAAEPLAEAKGSAIVIRGDGEPVLAEVDSRRIERILRNLVVNALEHGEGRDVVVRLGSADGAVAVGVRDYGIGLKPGEASRVFHRFWRADPSRVRTTGGTGLGLSIAVEDAHLHGGWLQAWGEPGGGSHFRLTLPRTRGGEISRAPFRLEPEDSRNNRGLGTYGTPYRRAISPTGSTALTAAEDQAETPEAAGSGLGSGLGGVLNIGPGLGRNRMPVGPRSDPSDVRTAGAGYAVTGAQVMVDPTPGRPSVAQRTAEPDVTGGTDLEGSQRAKDQQQD, from the coding sequence GTGACGGAGCGGGCTGACGACACCCCGTCGGGTTCCTCGACCGACGGGGCCGGGGCCGTGCGCGGGGACGTGCTGAGTTCGACCACCCGCCGTCGGCGCGTGTCCTCCGGCCTGGTCGCGCTGGTGAAGCGTCAGCTGCGCCGCCCCACGCACCGGGTGGCCACGCTGTACCGCCGGTCGATCCAGCTGCGCGTGGTCGCGGTGTCGCTGCTGGCGTCCGTCGTGGTGGTCCTGGTGCTGGGCGTGGTCGTGGTGGCGCAGGTGCGCACCGGCCTGCTCGGCACCAAGATGGACGGCGCCCGCGCCCAGGCCAGGATCGGTTTCCAGGTCGAGCAGAAGAAGATCGACGAGGCCCGGGACCAGAAGCTGCGCGGCACGGCCGACCCGACCGTCGACGAGCCCGGCACCTGGCTGCTGCGGCAGGTCAACGACCTGGCCGGGAGCGGGCAGACCGTCTACTCGGTGATCGCGATGGCCCCCGGCACCGGCGCCGTCGTCCCGGACACCGCCGGCTTCGCGCCGCGCTACTCCGGCGACATCCAGCCCAGCAGCATCCCGGACACCCTGCGGGCCAAGCTCATCGCCGAGCCCGGCCAGATGTTCGACCAGCCCACCCGGATCCACCGTTCGCCCGAGAGCGGCGGGAAGTCCGAGCCCGGGCTGGCCCTCGGCATGCAGTTCATCGGCCCGGCCGGGAACAGCTACCAGATGTTCTACGTGTTCTCCTTCGGCCAGGAGACCGACACCCTCAACCTGATCACCGGCACCCTGGCGACCGCCGGCGTGTTCGTGGTGATCCTGATGGGCGGCATCGCCTGGGTCGTGGTGCGCCAGGTGGTCACCCCGGTCCGGATGGCCGCCGGGATCTCCGAGCGGCTCGCCGACGGGCACCTGGAAGAGCGGATGAAGGTGACCGGGACGGACGACATCGCCCGCCTCGGGGAGTCGTTCAACCGGATGGCCAACGCCCTGCAGGCGCAGATCCGCCAGCTGGAGGAGCTGTCCCGGGTGCAGCGGCGCTTCGTCTCGGACGTCTCGCACGAGCTGCGCACCCCGCTGACCACGGTCCGGATGGCCGCCGACCTGATCTACGACAGCCGCGAGGACCTGGACCCGATGGCGGCCCGCTCGGCGGAGCTGCTGCAGGGCCAGCTGGACCGCTTCGAGTCGCTGCTCGCCGACCTGCTGGAGATCAGCCGCTTCGACGCCGGCGCCGCGATCCTGGACGCCGAGCCGGTCGACCTGCGGGAGATCGTCGGCCGGGTGGTGGAGGCCGCCGAGCCGCTGGCCGAGGCCAAGGGCAGCGCGATCGTGATCCGCGGTGACGGCGAGCCGGTGCTGGCCGAGGTGGACTCCCGCCGGATCGAGCGCATCCTGCGCAACCTGGTGGTCAACGCGCTGGAGCACGGCGAGGGCCGCGACGTGGTGGTCCGGCTGGGCTCGGCGGACGGCGCGGTCGCGGTCGGCGTGCGCGACTACGGCATCGGCCTCAAGCCGGGCGAGGCGTCCCGGGTGTTCCACCGCTTCTGGCGGGCCGACCCGTCCCGGGTGCGGACCACCGGCGGCACCGGCCTGGGCCTGTCCATCGCGGTCGAGGACGCCCACCTGCACGGCGGCTGGCTCCAGGCCTGGGGCGAGCCCGGCGGCGGCTCGCACTTCCGGCTCACCCTGCCGCGCACCCGCGGCGGCGAGATCTCCCGGGCGCCGTTCCGGCTGGAGCCGGAGGACTCCCGCAACAACCGCGGCCTGGGCACGTACGGCACGCCGTACCGGCGGGCGATCAGCCCGACCGGCTCGACGGCGCTGACCGCCGCCGAGGACCAGGCGGAGACGCCGGAGGCGGCGGGCAGCGGCCTCGGCAGCGGGCTCGGCGGGGTGCTGAACATCGGCCCCGGCCTCGGTCGCAACCGGATGCCCGTGGGGCCGCGTTCGGACCCCTCGGACGTGCGGACGGCGGGGGCCGGTTACGCGGTGACCGGCGCCCAGGTCATGGTGGACCCGACGCCCGGACGGCCGTCGGTGGCGCAGCGGACGGCGGAGCCGGACGTGACGGGTGGGACGGACCTGGAGGGGTCGCAGCGTGCGAAGGACCAGCAACAGGACTGA